The DNA window TTATATGACTGTTTCTTTGAATAAAGCAGATGACCCATGGCTGTGATGAGCATGTACTTtcttgaatcttttttttttccagatagaacaatatatgtgtgtgttattGAATGTGATCATTCTAGCAATTGGTGTTGTTGGGTGTTAGctcttataattttttattcttttctttaggGGAATTATCATTGTCAAGTTACGCCGTGGACAAGAACTTAGGCTACGTGCAATAGCAAGGAAAGGGATTGGTAAAGACCATGCAAAATGGTCTCCTGCGGCAACAGTTACCTTCATGTATGAACCAGAGATTCATATCAATGAAGAAATGATGCAAACCTTGACACTTGAGGAGAAAATGGCCTTAGTTGAAAGCAGTCCAACCAAAGTGTTGGGCGTGGATTCTAATCAACAGGTTGGACTAGTTTGTAttgtataataataattattattgtttgATATTTAACCATTTCAGATAGTTCTCACGTTTGACAAGATTGAATAATGTctaaaattgttgaaaatctAGGTGTTATATGTGCTATGATGTAAGCCTATTTGCATTAATAGGGAAGCAGTTTACGTTATGGTTGCCTTCCAGTATTGTTCTTTGTGTTTACGGATGCTTGCATCTTTGCTTAGATGTAATGTCCTCttccaaaagaaaagggagataAATGGAACGAGGCTGAGAGGACACTGCATAAATTTAACCATTAGTAGCTTAAATATTGTGGACACCTGTACATATTAGTTAAGCCACATATGAGTTTCTTGTAAGCAAATGGAAGAGTGTAAAGAGGTTCTAATTGTATCAATGTTTTCTCTAAGGTGGCGGAAAATGATTGCATTTCTAATGTATCTGTTTTCTCTTATATGTCTATATATCATACCATCTTCAAAAGTTATATATCATACCATCTTCAAAAgttttgattattattttttctttatggaGTGTGATCATATTCTTTCTCCCTTTCtttcattgttgttgttggttttttatttttttttattttttatattcaatTTGAAGGGTTTGGATGTTGAAAAGTAAAAGAGGGGACAGGGTGTGGGTACTGAATGGATGTTGGACTGCTTTTTTATGTGCTATTTGTCCTCTTGGACTTGATAATTGGAGAATTTGATTTACTGATATAAAAATGCTTTATAGTAATAGAGTATTGATAAGTTTGAGACATCAATTGGCCATGTTCTCTgtatttcttccttttttttctacTTTCTTTTCTGGAGTAAGAAATGGAGGCttgaaaaaattaatatttctgcgatttgttttgtcatttttctttaAATACATTATGATAATGGACAGTacttatttttttggtatagGAATCAAGTTGATGTACATGccatttttaatgttttttcacTCTCTTTCTTGTAAATCAATGCAGATGTTTTCTTTTGCATCTGGACGGCGCCCGCTTGTTACCTTTTTGACAAATATTAACCTTCTACTTTCTAGGAAAAACTGCCAAAATTTCCAACATGATTCAATCTTCCTTACTATTATTCACCTTTGTATTCCAGCTCTTAAATTGTGGtgaatgtttgattttgaatGAGATTTTCCATCAATTTGTTTAGAATTCTTATATAGAAATGAGAGTGTTCAATTAGTAGGCTTAGGCTGCAATTTGGGATCAGTTGTTAGAATTCCTCTCTACCAAGGGAAGAGAGCGTGGATCAGGTGAAGTGCCAATATTTTTATGATGTTCTTTTCGGAAGATGATCCAGAGGAATATGTGCATACATTTCTTctgcattgaaaaaaaaaactatgcacAAATGGGTTCAATTAGTAGTCTTTGTCCATGTTCACCTAGATTTCCTGATTTTCTTGTGCAGTTTTCATATGTGATTGCATTGCTAAGTCGATATGACCCAACTACTTTTTAGCTAGCTAATGGCTTATGCTTCTTGCATATTACTTTCAGGTTGTAGTTGTTGATCCGGAGGCATATACTTACGATGATGAAGTGCTCAAGAAAGCAGAATCTATGGGTAAGCCAGGGCTTATTGAGATCAATGCTAGAGAAGACAGTTTTATATTCACGGTGGAATCTACTGGTGCGATGAAAGCTTCCCAGTTACTACTCAATGCCATAGAAATCCTCAAACAGAAGCTGGATGCAGTTCGACTGTCTGAGGACACTGTTGAAGCTGATGATCAATTTGGTGAGCTAGGTGCCCATATGCGAGGTGGATGATGCTGGTAAACCAAATTATCAGTTAAAACATTTGTAGGCTTGTACCTGCTGATATTGTGTAACTGCATATTTCCTTTAAAATGTCATGTGGATACTAATTTCTGCCCTGCATGTTTATGTATGCTCCCAAGTCCTAACTCTGCCTAATGTCCATCTCCCATGTGACTTGCTGCACagattttccttcttttttgccCCAATGTAGGAGTGAGTAGGAATGCTTGTAAGCTGTGTTTTAGCATATCACATTGCACGTACGTATATATTTTATGATGATCAAATGTTCAAACTACAATCCAGCAAGAGAATCTAAGGTTGAAAAAGGAAAGATTTGGTTGAAGCATGTGATACTTCTTCACTTGCATCGATGGTTGCTGCTtggttgtttttgtttattgcaaTCCTTGAGTGTTCTGGAAATTTATTTACCAGGGGGTCATGGAATTTTTTGTCGCATTTTTACGAATGCCATCCTAGCAATATCAGTACGAATGTGTAGCTATATACTGCATTATATTGACAATCACATGTGATTAGAATCTCGCAAAATCATGAAATACCAACTGTAGGTGATAGTATATACTATCTGAAGATGACAACAGCATCAGTCCCTCGTATCTTCAGTAATCTTATTAGTCTCTGTCTGAAGTTTATGCATAATAGAGTCTGGAAATCATGTTTGGACATACCTTGCTTAGAAAAACCTCGTTCACGTGGAGTTTGTGAACAGATTTGTTCATACGGATACCTATTACTTCTGCCCAAAAAGATGTTTCATGTCTGTCAGGTTTGTTTGGAAAGAAGCATCAATCATTGATGATGAATGCAATCACGGGTTTTTGATTGGGAAGAAATCTGGACCAGCTACTGTAATTCCCATCTGGCTAGGCCAGGGTGTGTTACCGTTATATAAGAAGCCCAGATGACCAGTGATCATTAAAAAAAGCTAATGAAACCTTACCTTGGTACTGTGTGGAATAATCAGTAATATACCAAACAAGGACATCATGACAAAGTTGGATAGATAGTCACCAATTCAAATGTCACTATTTGCTTACTGTTTTTGTACtactttttgagttttgattttggCATACTGTGCAGGGCCAAATTCTGTTTGTCACTTTAACTATGCGCCCGTTTGATTGACAATTTGTGTCAACAATATGTTGTTTTTGAACTATATATATTGTTTAGGTCAATCAAACgacaatatatattattatcaaaattgtctaccaaacggatCTTAAGCAATAGGGTTTAGGAGAAAAAATTGGTGATAAGGGGATATTGGGTGTTATTGTATGTATTGTGGGCCGACAAAAGATACCCAAATCTTTGTCTGAGAAGAGAAGCAGACATGCTTGGCGGGGCACAGCATTAATGATATATACAGCCATACAGGACAGGAGCATAGGTGACCCCTGAGGCTTTCTAGACAATGCCAAAAACTCCATTTGTACTTTTGTTCTGTGGCTCCTTGAGGTCAAAAAgccaaccctatttgcttataCAAATCAATACTTGATCTTGTTAAGGATacattacatacatacatatagtaCTACaagacctatatatatatatacgtatctACCCTGTCATTTAAAGCACGCAAGGACCACATACCCATAACACTGCTCTTACCATTATTTCTACATTTTGAATGCGACTTGTCAACTTTCTGATCTGCAACTATTTGCTTTCTAAATTTGATAACTTATCCGTAGTCTCTTTTTCTGGTGGATTATTCAATGAGGTGGTGATTTTAGCTAGCTACGTTGTAAAAGTTGcggatatatacacacacacacatatatatagtgtgtCCAAAACGTACGTATTGTTGTTTTGGCATGACATGATGTTATTCTGACCACAGTGTTTTGTATTGGATGAACAATCTGCAATTATTTGATTCACGAAatgaatgtgtgtgtgtatattgtaTCTATATATTTGGAAATGGAATTCAAGTATTGAAGTCAAAAGGACCATTGGTTCTCTAAAAGATACAGCGCAGAAGCGAGAAGGGAAAAGCCATAAAAGCAAAAGGAAGTGcttcaaacaaaaacaatctTTGGTTGGGTGTGTGAAGGGACAGAGAGAAAGACAGAAACACCCAAATGGTATTCATTTTTAACTTTACAGCTGTgaccaagaaagaaagaaagaaaaataattattaatacatgagactttttttttttgaaaagggttTAAATTCAACACCACATTCCATAATAACATACGTTATATTTATCGTCATGTTAGTAGCTTAAGAATTTACAAATTCTAATAGAGAAATTATAAAGTCGAAAAATAAATACTGGACTAATACCAGACAACACAGAGATGTACCCGAATAATAAGATGAGACTTTTTTTTATGAGCACTATGCCACTAGATGCATCGCATTTTTAATTAAGGGTTCGTTTAATAGACAATTTTGATAGtaacatatattataatatatattgtcTATAATATATGCTGGTAAAAAATGATAGCATATATGATTACTGAAATGTTGGTAGGTATTTGATTGTACTTTTACAGATGGCATATTGGTTTTAAAattgttgtgacaaattacgtacaAGATATTATACAATCAAGTGGTAACAGAttcaaataaataggaaaataaataaaaaataagttataatattaataaaaacattgaaattaattttaagatttttttttacaatattaataataaaagtaCCACTATCTCGGCGAtgacatataattaatttataatattaataataaaagtcccataatatattaatttataatattaaaaataaaagtccAATAACATCAAGGACATAATAGGAAACACTCAAAATGGTTAGAGAATTGTTCAATTTGGAACTATTTCAAAATGACAATAAAATGACCTTGGAATACTCAAAAATTGTTTGGGAATTCTAACCGAAAAAATGTTATTTGGTGAGTCAAAATAATATATTGTTGTGTAATATGGTTGCCCAAACGGGCACTAAGTACATCTCACTCAATGTATTTTTAAAGAGTTAATGAGATGTACTTAATTAAAAATGTGATGCATataatgttcatttttttttttttgaatacagagGAAGAGGATGGGGAATATTCGAATTCAAGACCTCTTTGAAACACCATACAcgagtgtcatctgagctactcgtggttctcaATAATAAGATGAGACTCGAGAGTGTTTGTttgtaatttaattattaatgtcaacaacaataataagaTAGACTCTCAAAAACAACAAAGCTTTTAAGATCTCCAAGTCATATGTGATGTGATCACAGATTCTATTATTCTATTATTATTGGTGTTGGGGACCCTCTGatttttcttcatctcttcagtcctataaacaaacaaacca is part of the Tripterygium wilfordii isolate XIE 37 chromosome 7, ASM1340144v1, whole genome shotgun sequence genome and encodes:
- the LOC120001242 gene encoding DNA-directed RNA polymerases II, IV and V subunit 3-like; amino-acid sequence: MDGGISYQRFPRVKIREMKDDYLKFELRDTDASMANALRRVMIAEVPTIAIDLVEIEVNSSVLNDEFLAHRLGLIPLTSERAMSMRFSRDCDACDGDGQCEFCSVEFHLRAKCHSDQTLDVTSKDLYSSDHSVVPVDFSDIAGHDSSEQRGIIIVKLRRGQELRLRAIARKGIGKDHAKWSPAATVTFMYEPEIHINEEMMQTLTLEEKMALVESSPTKVLGVDSNQQVVVVDPEAYTYDDEVLKKAESMGKPGLIEINAREDSFIFTVESTGAMKASQLLLNAIEILKQKLDAVRLSEDTVEADDQFGELGAHMRGG